The nucleotide window TGGGCCGGAAACCCAGGAGGCGACCGTCTGGCTGGCCCGTGTATACCTACGCCAAGGTTTGGGAGACAAACTGCAGGAATTGGCCAGGGCGGTTCAGGGGAGTTCCCTGTCCTCGGAACAGAAGGGTCAGGTCGGATTGTTGGTCGGAATCTGGCTGGAGGACCAAAAGCAGTTCGAAGAAGCAATCGCCCGATATCGCGCGGTTGCAAAAGCCGGAGAGCCGGCGACACAACGGGCCGAAGCCCGCTGGCGAATCGGATGGGTTCATTACAGGACTGGTCAGTATCGTGAAGCCTCAGAGACCCTACAGTCCATCGTGGAGCGGCATGACGGGGAGTTCGAACCACAGGCCCTCTATTGGATGGCGCGTGCGGCGGAACAGGGCGGCCCGTCCCAAGCGGCTGAGCTGTACCGGCAGCTGTGCCAGCGGTATGTCTACACGTACTATTGCCAGCTGGCTCGACAGCGTGTAGCCGTTCCTACTACAGATCCGATCGTGCCGGCGGAGGTCGGAGACAATACCCCGCCGGCGAACAGCGAAGAGTCTCCCTCGTCGCCGCCGAACCGGGGCGAGATCGGGCAGCAGAACGCCTATCGACGTGCCCTTGAGCTCAAGACATTGGGACTCGACGCGGATGCTGCCCGAGAAGTCGCTGCATTGACGGACCGGTACGGCAAGGACCCGGATGCGCTCGTTCTGCTGTCTACCATGTTGAACGAGGTCGGCGCCTACCACCATGCTCTACGGTTGGCTCGCGGCCGCTTTCGGGACAAGCTGGAGCGGACAGGCGGCGTACTCTCCCCCGCACTCTGGAGCGTGGCCTATCCCACCGGATTGCTCCCAATGATAAAACTCCAAGGTGCAAAAGGGGTCGATCCCTTTCTAATCGCGGCCATCATTCGCGAGGAAAGTCAATACGATTTGAAAGCTGTATCGCGGGTCGGTGCGATCGGTCTCATGCAGGTGATGCCGGCCACCGCCAACACCGTGGCCCAACGGATCGGTCTTCCTCCGGTCGGACGTGAAGACCTGTTCGATCAAGAAACGAACATTCGAATCGGCGTTCGGTACGTCGAACAGCTGCTTGATCAATTTTCCGGCAATCTGGTCTATACAATTGCCGCCTACAATGCCGGACCGGTGGTCGTCAATTCCTGGCGCGATCAACATGGAACTCACAGTCAAGACGAATTTGTCGAAATGATTCCTTACCAGGAGACCAGGCAGTATGTGAAGCGCGTGCTGCGGAGTTATCGGGAATACATTCGCCTGGCCAGCATCACTGAGGCTCCGGACCTGGAGCGGGTTTCTTGACAAGATCTAGACAAGTTTCTATAGTGCCCCGCAACCTATTGTGGTTTCAGGGGGTACTAAACCGATGGCACTGGATCGACTCGATGCGCTTGAGACTCGCGTCAAGGATCTCGTCAGACTCGTTCATGAATTAAAGAGAAAGAACACATCTCTCGAAGATGAACTCAAATCTCTGCGTGAACGACTGGCCGAACAAAGCGATTCAAATAAGCGGTGGGAACGCGAACGCTTGGACATCAAAGCACGAGTGGAGAAGGTATTAGGGGAAATCGAGTTGCTGGAATGCATGGAAGACCGCAAGGAGGTGGCCCTTGACTAAGACCACGTATGTCGAGATCTATGGCCAGCGGTATGCGATACGAGGAGAGGCCGATGAAGACTACATTCGTCGTTTGGCAAGCTTCGTCGACGGACAAATGCGTCATTTGGCCGAGGGGTTAAATACGACCACCCCCTCGAAATTGGCCGTGTTGACCGCGGTGAATCTCGCCCACCAACTGTTCGAGGCGGAGAAGAAGCGGACGGAAGGAGAGGCGGTCGTGGAGCGGCGCATGATGTCGCTGATGGAGTCGATTGAAGAGCAGGTTCCTTCATCGCTGTTCCGATGAATCAGCTTGCAAAAATGCGTAACCCTTTGTTATCGTGAGGTTGACTGTTGGGAG belongs to Nitrospira sp. and includes:
- a CDS encoding cell division protein ZapA; the protein is MTKTTYVEIYGQRYAIRGEADEDYIRRLASFVDGQMRHLAEGLNTTTPSKLAVLTAVNLAHQLFEAEKKRTEGEAVVERRMMSLMESIEEQVPSSLFR
- a CDS encoding transglycosylase SLT domain-containing protein, which translates into the protein MYDCIRPDVRLCLILPAICTILVGLALAPQIRADGGSLADSGQNEACDTPEACFLSGALPKERLGKNFTREQVLSLKLERLRRLMERFPSTIWAKRAGLLSGVLLVERNPAVSIQFLRGGQRDFAVLDDYIRLWLGEASLNLGDSTAAATMFESIPLAAPDSNILSKAAYRSGEAWYQASDCQRAAEWFAKAVALSDKEPNAPLAFLRRAACQMRDGNVTEGRETLRQLWVRYPASPEAKEAGGLLATNPGGELWVPQSADRFARAQAFLAQAFHVEAIEELKKFLALDPQSSRRTEAKLKIGIAQVRLKQYDQARESFRALLKEGGPETQEATVWLARVYLRQGLGDKLQELARAVQGSSLSSEQKGQVGLLVGIWLEDQKQFEEAIARYRAVAKAGEPATQRAEARWRIGWVHYRTGQYREASETLQSIVERHDGEFEPQALYWMARAAEQGGPSQAAELYRQLCQRYVYTYYCQLARQRVAVPTTDPIVPAEVGDNTPPANSEESPSSPPNRGEIGQQNAYRRALELKTLGLDADAAREVAALTDRYGKDPDALVLLSTMLNEVGAYHHALRLARGRFRDKLERTGGVLSPALWSVAYPTGLLPMIKLQGAKGVDPFLIAAIIREESQYDLKAVSRVGAIGLMQVMPATANTVAQRIGLPPVGREDLFDQETNIRIGVRYVEQLLDQFSGNLVYTIAAYNAGPVVVNSWRDQHGTHSQDEFVEMIPYQETRQYVKRVLRSYREYIRLASITEAPDLERVS
- the zapB gene encoding cell division protein ZapB, which encodes MALDRLDALETRVKDLVRLVHELKRKNTSLEDELKSLRERLAEQSDSNKRWERERLDIKARVEKVLGEIELLECMEDRKEVALD